Genomic DNA from Streptacidiphilus rugosus AM-16:
TCGTCGCCGGTCGGCTCGACATCGGGCCGATCTCCTGCGTCGAGTACCTGCGCCACGCCGACCAGCTGACACTTCTCCCCGACATCGCCGTCGGCAGCGACGGTGCGGTGATGTCCTGCGTGATCATCAGCGAGCTTCCGCTCGCCGAGCTGGACGGCCGTCGGGTCGCACTCGGCTCGACGAGCCGGACCTCCGTCCGGCTGGCCCAGCTGCTGCTTGCGGAGCGCTTCGGCGTGACGCCGGAGTACTACACCTGTCCGCCCGACCTCGGGGCGATGATGCAGGAGGCCGACGCCGCCGTCCTGATCGGCGACGCCGCGCTGCGCGCCTCGCTGCACGAGGCGCCCCGTCTCGGCCTCAACGTCTACGACCTGGGCGCGATGTGGAAGGACTGGACCGGACTGCCGTTCGTCTTCGCTCCCTTCGCGGCCCGCCGTGACTTCCTCGCCCGGGAGCCGGAGACCGTGGCCGAGGTGCACCGTGCCTTCCTGGCCTCGCGCGACCTCTCCATGGA
This window encodes:
- a CDS encoding menaquinone biosynthetic enzyme MqnA/MqnD family protein; translation: MQERQQRPRVGHIQFLNCLPLYWGLARTGSLIDLDLTKDNPDALNDALVAGRLDIGPISCVEYLRHADQLTLLPDIAVGSDGAVMSCVIISELPLAELDGRRVALGSTSRTSVRLAQLLLAERFGVTPEYYTCPPDLGAMMQEADAAVLIGDAALRASLHEAPRLGLNVYDLGAMWKDWTGLPFVFAPFAARRDFLAREPETVAEVHRAFLASRDLSMEEIDKVCEQTARWEAFDAATLHRYYSEALDFSFGERQLAGMREFASRIGLATDEIRLLGT